Proteins encoded by one window of Candidatus Nitrosocosmicus hydrocola:
- a CDS encoding 50S ribosomal protein L3 yields MGHRKYSAPRRGSIAFRPRARAKSLEAKIRTWPENVSRDNVGLVGFAGFKVGQIQVMTVDDKEKTPNFGKPLMNHSTIISLPPLKIVGIRAYSEDQYGKHALFDVFSKDSVKEISAKYKTKFSEDGMKKAEEKVSIAKYLMAIVAVNPNKIGLSQKSPFIYEIPVSGKDSQSKFEFLKSKLGQEIKVSDVFKTGQNIDVHGITRGKGIEGPITRFGVKRKQHKSRKSVRAVGTLGPISPATIMYTVARQGQRGFHQRTEYNKRILLLSNSENTEVVNINPTGGYKHFGLVNGDYMIVRGTIPGVPKRLIKLRQPIRSKQSKINEPKILEVVI; encoded by the coding sequence ATGGGTCACCGCAAATATAGCGCGCCAAGAAGAGGTAGCATTGCATTTCGCCCTAGGGCCAGAGCGAAAAGCTTAGAAGCTAAAATAAGAACATGGCCCGAGAATGTTAGTCGTGATAATGTCGGGTTAGTCGGTTTTGCCGGGTTTAAGGTAGGACAAATTCAAGTTATGACAGTTGATGATAAGGAGAAGACTCCAAATTTTGGTAAACCCTTGATGAATCATTCTACAATAATCTCATTACCGCCTTTAAAAATTGTAGGAATACGTGCTTACTCTGAAGATCAGTATGGTAAGCATGCTTTATTTGACGTGTTTTCTAAAGACAGCGTTAAAGAAATCTCTGCAAAATACAAGACTAAGTTTTCGGAAGATGGTATGAAAAAGGCAGAGGAGAAAGTTTCTATAGCCAAATATTTGATGGCCATCGTGGCAGTAAATCCAAATAAAATTGGATTATCGCAAAAATCTCCATTTATTTATGAAATTCCTGTTTCCGGAAAAGATAGTCAATCAAAATTTGAATTTCTTAAATCAAAACTGGGCCAAGAAATCAAAGTTTCAGATGTTTTTAAGACTGGTCAAAATATTGACGTTCATGGGATCACCAGGGGAAAAGGAATTGAGGGTCCTATTACTAGATTCGGTGTGAAAAGAAAACAACATAAATCAAGGAAAAGTGTCCGAGCAGTTGGAACGTTAGGACCAATATCCCCAGCTACTATTATGTATACAGTCGCAAGACAAGGGCAAAGAGGATTTCATCAAAGAACAGAATATAATAAACGGATTTTGTTGTTATCAAATTCCGAAAATACCGAGGTTGTTAATATAAATCCCACAGGGGGGTATAAGCATTTTGGTTTGGTCAATGGGGACTATATGATAGTAAGGGGCACGATCCCAGGAGTGCCTAAAAGGCTCATAAAATTAAGACAGCCAATCAGGAGTAAACAATCTAAAATTAACGAACCTAAAATATTGGAGGTAGTGATATAA
- a CDS encoding glycosyltransferase, with translation MNKFDITIGIPTYNEEANILKFFNSLRSQILFQNMSAEVIIIDDSNDDTPNIIERLRIDNPEISIHLIHNTTRRGASHAWNTIFRFAKGKVIILLDADVSLGDNCISRLTKNIDRHVGLCASNTIPIRKDNGVYSNAATFIANWLRSMRLHGLSQYTTMGRALSLDTQLAKKILIPNETIAIDLYVQCMILKQNKKVVYDDTAQVYFITPNNRKDFFSQVIRAIKGYDQIKDLIKNFGLEAPISLVINEFLKNSMKYPRDAFSLLLCYSLFPLFYFQNRSKVTHIWDIAHSTKQ, from the coding sequence ATGAATAAGTTTGACATCACAATTGGGATTCCTACATACAATGAAGAAGCAAATATATTGAAATTCTTTAATTCACTAAGGAGTCAAATATTATTCCAGAACATGTCTGCCGAAGTTATAATTATTGATGATTCTAATGACGATACGCCTAATATCATTGAACGTCTGAGGATAGATAATCCAGAGATTAGTATCCATCTTATTCACAATACCACTAGGAGAGGTGCATCCCACGCCTGGAATACGATATTTAGATTTGCAAAAGGCAAAGTGATAATCTTGCTCGATGCGGATGTGTCGTTAGGGGATAATTGTATTTCAAGATTAACTAAAAATATTGATAGGCATGTGGGACTTTGTGCTTCCAATACCATTCCCATAAGAAAAGACAACGGCGTATATTCCAATGCAGCCACATTCATAGCAAATTGGCTTAGATCAATGAGGTTGCACGGTCTATCACAATACACTACAATGGGGAGAGCATTATCTTTAGATACTCAATTGGCTAAAAAAATTCTAATCCCGAATGAAACAATTGCAATCGATCTGTACGTTCAATGTATGATATTGAAACAAAACAAAAAGGTCGTTTACGACGATACTGCCCAGGTATATTTTATAACCCCGAATAACCGCAAAGATTTTTTTAGTCAAGTAATACGGGCTATAAAAGGATATGATCAAATTAAAGACCTTATCAAAAATTTTGGTTTAGAAGCACCCATCTCTTTGGTTATTAATGAATTTTTGAAAAATTCAATGAAGTATCCAAGAGATGCATTTTCGCTACTTCTTTGTTATAGCCTATTTCCTTTGTTTTATTTTCAAAATCGTTCAAAGGTTACTCACATTTGGGATATCGCACACAGCACAAAGCAATAA
- a CDS encoding DUF371 domain-containing protein, translating into MIIEEIKFFGHKNVLSLHPRTLEITKDQDLTSNGDCIIGVKATKACFDIRTDLKQKIRTKNSHIEFELIVEPYVFRISGLGSSELSLDHKHDIVLRKSTFICSRTVCLNSSIAAVDIPRHIIELLRDPEKEATLRIIAD; encoded by the coding sequence TTGATAATAGAGGAAATAAAATTTTTTGGCCATAAGAACGTTCTTTCACTACATCCACGAACACTGGAAATTACAAAAGATCAGGATTTAACTTCAAATGGGGACTGCATCATAGGTGTGAAAGCTACTAAGGCCTGTTTTGACATTCGGACGGACCTAAAGCAAAAAATAAGGACAAAAAATTCGCATATTGAATTTGAATTGATAGTAGAGCCATATGTTTTCCGCATCTCAGGTTTAGGAAGTAGCGAACTTAGTTTAGATCACAAGCATGATATTGTACTTAGAAAAAGTACGTTCATTTGTAGCCGCACCGTTTGCCTAAACAGCAGCATCGCTGCTGTTGATATTCCTCGACATATAATTGAGCTACTCAGGGATCCCGAAAAGGAAGCGACTCTAAGGATCATAGCAGATTAG
- the psmA gene encoding archaeal proteasome endopeptidase complex subunit alpha — MLPAAAGYDRGITVFSPDGRLYQVEYAIETVRRGTLALGIKSTDGVILAVEEKTRKLQISNVTQKIFQIDDHIGLAAAGYIPDARTQVDHARFFAQSNRLIYDEVVDVEGVAKNLADMAQQYTQYAGARPFGVALILAGVDKNGIGLYLTDPSGTYIGYDAVAIGAGSEQVTEHLEKNYKEDIGLEKACILAIESIFMVSEEKTGTKHIRLAVIDSKTKSLRMMSSEEIDSYSKQVQSKDTQS; from the coding sequence TTGTTACCAGCAGCAGCAGGTTATGACAGAGGAATTACTGTTTTCTCACCTGATGGCCGTTTATATCAGGTAGAATATGCAATAGAAACGGTTAGGAGAGGTACTCTAGCTTTGGGGATAAAAAGTACTGATGGAGTTATTTTAGCCGTTGAAGAAAAAACTAGAAAATTACAAATATCAAATGTTACTCAAAAAATTTTTCAAATAGATGATCATATAGGACTTGCAGCAGCCGGTTATATTCCCGATGCTAGGACTCAAGTTGACCATGCGAGATTTTTTGCACAGAGTAATAGATTAATTTATGATGAAGTGGTTGATGTTGAAGGAGTTGCCAAAAATCTAGCCGATATGGCACAGCAGTATACTCAATATGCTGGGGCCAGACCCTTTGGCGTTGCATTGATACTTGCAGGAGTCGATAAGAATGGAATCGGCTTATATCTTACAGACCCTAGTGGAACATACATTGGGTATGATGCAGTTGCTATTGGGGCAGGTAGTGAGCAGGTTACTGAACATCTGGAGAAAAATTATAAGGAGGATATTGGCTTAGAAAAAGCTTGTATTCTCGCAATTGAATCAATATTTATGGTAAGCGAAGAAAAAACAGGTACAAAACATATCCGATTAGCCGTAATAGATTCTAAAACTAAATCATTACGAATGATGTCATCAGAAGAAATAGATAGTTATTCAAAACAGGTACAAAGTAAAGATACCCAATCCTAA
- a CDS encoding putative RNA uridine N3 methyltransferase: protein MQTIKKNLKYDIAIPDSYLYGVRTDIDKTLKIFQLARTLSIFRIRNINIFHDKVLNPTAYERQFMSTVLEYLDTPQYLRRKIYPMSEMLKTVGRLHPIRSPHHKDKVDLKHLKSGEIRVGLTERRGGVLCVDVGLDFLINYEGKFHQVGKKINVKLLRKNKQILAVDVADKELDDMYWGYAVHYFPDLRKTIDRYDPSNLILTSKYSKYFENEEMQLNLSEGANAVTTILVIFGSPKYGLDVIFEKEGVDMNKYQSYNFFPFQGTQTVRLEEAVLGVLSILNSCVK, encoded by the coding sequence GTGCAAACCATAAAAAAAAATCTGAAATATGATATCGCTATTCCGGATTCATATCTTTATGGAGTTAGAACCGATATTGATAAGACATTAAAAATATTTCAATTAGCGAGAACTCTATCAATTTTTCGTATAAGAAATATCAATATATTTCATGATAAAGTTTTGAACCCTACCGCTTATGAGAGACAGTTTATGTCTACCGTATTGGAATATTTAGACACTCCTCAGTATTTGAGGAGAAAAATTTATCCAATGTCTGAGATGCTAAAAACAGTTGGCCGACTCCATCCTATAAGATCACCTCACCATAAGGACAAAGTCGACTTAAAACATTTGAAAAGTGGAGAAATTCGTGTGGGTCTAACAGAAAGAAGAGGTGGGGTACTTTGTGTAGATGTTGGATTAGATTTTTTAATAAACTACGAGGGAAAATTTCATCAAGTTGGTAAAAAAATTAATGTTAAATTGCTGAGGAAAAATAAACAGATACTTGCTGTAGATGTAGCAGATAAAGAACTTGATGATATGTATTGGGGGTACGCTGTTCATTATTTCCCTGATCTAAGAAAAACCATTGATAGATATGATCCATCCAATTTGATTCTAACCTCAAAGTATTCAAAATATTTCGAGAATGAAGAAATGCAATTAAACTTGTCAGAAGGAGCGAATGCTGTTACGACAATCTTAGTGATATTTGGCTCTCCAAAGTACGGATTAGATGTAATATTTGAAAAAGAAGGGGTGGATATGAATAAATATCAATCTTATAATTTTTTTCCATTTCAAGGAACTCAGACCGTTAGGCTCGAAGAAGCTGTCTTAGGGGTTTTGTCTATTTTGAACTCGTGTGTAAAATGA
- a CDS encoding J domain-containing protein: MSVTYYDILQLDHNASATDIKKSFRHLALRYHPDKNKSSESNQMFLKIVEAYEVLSDINSRKKYDLTLQNDFSQTSSAINGEWIPSADLSRFYSYDMIKNWNVPKSGGGIWDIGEKENRGMWKTTLALFGCLATLAIFIIILSG, translated from the coding sequence GTGTCCGTTACTTATTATGACATACTTCAATTAGATCATAATGCTAGCGCGACTGATATTAAAAAATCTTTTAGACATTTAGCACTAAGGTATCATCCAGATAAAAATAAAAGTTCAGAGTCAAACCAAATGTTCCTTAAAATCGTAGAAGCATACGAAGTCTTATCTGATATAAATTCACGAAAGAAATATGATCTTACCCTTCAAAACGATTTTAGTCAAACTTCATCTGCGATCAATGGTGAATGGATTCCTTCTGCTGATTTGTCGAGGTTCTATAGCTATGATATGATCAAGAATTGGAATGTGCCAAAATCCGGAGGGGGTATTTGGGATATTGGGGAGAAAGAAAACAGAGGGATGTGGAAAACAACTCTAGCATTATTTGGATGTCTTGCTACATTGGCAATATTCATAATTATTCTCTCAGGCTAG
- the purC gene encoding phosphoribosylaminoimidazolesuccinocarboxamide synthase: MIKNGKVKDIYEATDDTLIFSFSNRVSAFDVILEDEIPFKGKVLCDFAVFWFEELNFNNHFIRRVSPTMIEVKKLQMMPIECVVRSYLYGSLYSRYLKNNLILDDLNHYFKNKDLQLASKLPQLLFDPTTKSDEHDESITASKILESQIITNDEFSFLKNSSLELFRMIDSIVSKADFILADIKFEFGRNRDTNELLLADSIGPDEFRIWNKYDYRLGTIQDSYDKQVLRDWLNEIGFKQKVEDSRQSKISPDIPRLPSKLISDISGKYIDAYERITGHEFKKSY, from the coding sequence TTGATAAAGAATGGTAAGGTAAAAGATATCTATGAAGCAACTGATGACACATTAATATTTTCTTTTTCTAACAGAGTTTCTGCTTTTGATGTTATTCTTGAAGATGAAATACCCTTTAAAGGAAAAGTATTGTGTGATTTTGCGGTCTTTTGGTTTGAAGAGTTAAATTTCAATAATCACTTTATTAGGCGAGTCTCTCCTACCATGATTGAAGTAAAAAAACTGCAAATGATGCCAATTGAATGTGTGGTTAGATCTTATCTATATGGGAGCTTGTATTCGAGATATCTAAAAAACAATCTTATATTGGATGACTTAAATCACTATTTCAAAAATAAAGACCTTCAACTTGCCTCCAAATTGCCCCAATTACTCTTTGACCCCACTACAAAATCAGACGAGCATGATGAATCCATAACAGCGTCAAAGATTTTGGAGAGTCAAATAATTACTAATGACGAATTTAGCTTTCTTAAAAATTCCTCACTTGAGCTTTTTAGGATGATAGATTCTATAGTTAGTAAGGCTGACTTTATTTTGGCCGATATAAAATTCGAATTTGGGAGAAACCGAGATACTAATGAATTGCTCTTGGCAGACTCCATTGGACCCGATGAATTCCGAATTTGGAATAAGTATGATTATCGGTTGGGTACCATACAAGATAGTTATGACAAGCAAGTGCTTAGAGATTGGTTAAATGAGATTGGCTTCAAGCAGAAGGTCGAAGATAGTCGCCAATCAAAAATAAGTCCAGATATACCTAGACTACCTTCCAAATTGATCTCTGATATTTCCGGAAAATATATTGATGCTTACGAGAGAATAACTGGACATGAATTTAAGAAATCCTATTAA
- a CDS encoding HIT family protein, giving the protein MDGINGNCIFCRIIQKDIPYAIIYENDKFLAFMDKYPINHGHTLIVPKQHYSNILEMPFEIVGEMYSLVPRLAKAITSVIESDGFNINQNNGKSANQIVPHVHVHIVPRYSAEKVKGQWPTRKIAKMQELQDLAQKITASLAHNYE; this is encoded by the coding sequence ATGGATGGAATAAATGGAAATTGCATTTTTTGTAGAATCATTCAAAAGGATATTCCTTATGCAATTATATATGAAAATGATAAATTTCTCGCTTTTATGGACAAATATCCTATTAATCATGGCCATACATTGATAGTACCTAAACAGCATTATAGCAACATTTTAGAAATGCCATTTGAGATCGTTGGCGAAATGTATTCTCTAGTTCCCAGGTTAGCCAAGGCCATCACAAGTGTAATTGAAAGTGATGGTTTTAATATAAATCAGAATAATGGCAAGTCAGCTAACCAAATAGTACCTCATGTACACGTACATATCGTACCTAGATATTCTGCCGAAAAGGTCAAAGGCCAATGGCCCACTCGAAAAATTGCCAAGATGCAAGAATTACAGGATTTGGCACAAAAAATTACAGCGAGTCTAGCACATAACTATGAATAA
- the ilvD gene encoding dihydroxy-acid dehydratase, which produces MVLPSRKTLEGPSRAPHRAMYKSMGLTDEDLLKPLVAVCSTCNEATPCNIHLGRLALKAKEGVKQSGNTPREFTTIAVSDGIAMGHEGMKSSLISREIIADSIEIMVRAHQYDAVVGISGCDKSLPGTLMAMARLNLPSIFVYGGTILPGNWNGKPVTIQDVYEAVGTFDAGKMTLDELKSLENVACPSAGSCAGMYTANTMASISEALGMSLLGSATPPAESEERQRITFETGKSIGSLLENNIKPRDILGYEAFENAIIMANAIGGSTNAILHLLAISREAGIDLDIKDFEYIRRKTPHIANMRPGGNYVMLNLDNIGGIPVILKSLLVKDIINGNVLTVTGKTLKQNLDSYNFQNSKIYYKKHRTEYRNILKTVENPIDKQGTLKILFGNLAPQGAVIKIAGLKEEIFKGFAKVYNSEESAFEAVSKREIKEGDVVIIRYEGPKGGPGMREMLAVTAAIVGQGLGEKVAMITDGRFSGATRGFMIGHVSPEAMVGGPLSIIKRGDKIEIDLQKETIDLKISKKEFGDRLKKTKTIKNRYTSGALAKYASLVQSASEGAITKPIVRYMKKIPD; this is translated from the coding sequence ATGGTTTTACCCAGCAGAAAAACACTAGAAGGTCCTTCCCGTGCTCCTCATAGAGCGATGTACAAATCAATGGGTCTTACCGATGAAGATTTGTTAAAGCCCTTGGTGGCTGTGTGTAGCACATGCAACGAAGCTACCCCATGTAATATTCACTTGGGAAGGCTTGCGTTAAAAGCGAAAGAAGGTGTTAAACAATCAGGGAATACACCTAGGGAGTTTACAACTATAGCAGTATCCGATGGAATTGCTATGGGCCATGAAGGAATGAAATCTTCATTGATAAGCCGTGAAATAATCGCAGATTCCATAGAAATAATGGTCCGGGCACACCAGTACGATGCAGTTGTAGGTATTTCTGGATGTGATAAGAGTCTACCTGGAACCTTAATGGCAATGGCAAGGCTCAACCTACCATCGATTTTTGTATATGGTGGAACAATTCTTCCAGGAAATTGGAATGGAAAGCCTGTTACAATTCAAGATGTATATGAAGCTGTTGGAACATTTGACGCCGGTAAAATGACGTTAGACGAGTTAAAAAGTTTGGAAAATGTAGCATGCCCTTCAGCAGGGTCTTGCGCAGGCATGTATACGGCAAACACAATGGCTTCAATAAGTGAAGCGTTAGGAATGTCTTTGCTTGGCAGTGCAACTCCGCCAGCGGAGAGCGAGGAGCGACAAAGGATAACCTTTGAAACTGGAAAATCTATTGGGTCACTGTTGGAAAACAATATCAAACCAAGGGACATTTTGGGATATGAGGCGTTTGAGAATGCGATCATCATGGCAAATGCTATAGGGGGATCTACTAATGCCATTTTACACCTTTTAGCAATTTCGAGGGAAGCAGGGATAGATTTAGACATCAAAGATTTTGAGTACATACGAAGGAAAACTCCACATATTGCAAATATGAGACCAGGGGGTAATTATGTAATGTTAAACTTAGATAACATTGGTGGCATACCAGTGATTTTAAAATCGTTATTAGTTAAAGATATTATAAATGGTAACGTGCTTACGGTGACAGGTAAAACTCTAAAACAAAACTTGGATTCGTATAATTTTCAGAATTCTAAGATTTACTATAAAAAGCACAGAACAGAATATAGGAATATTCTAAAAACAGTCGAAAATCCAATTGATAAACAGGGGACACTAAAAATTTTGTTTGGGAATTTGGCTCCACAAGGGGCCGTAATCAAAATAGCTGGACTTAAAGAAGAAATCTTCAAAGGTTTTGCAAAAGTGTACAACTCTGAAGAATCTGCATTTGAAGCTGTTTCAAAAAGAGAGATAAAAGAGGGTGATGTCGTTATAATTAGATATGAAGGGCCTAAGGGAGGTCCTGGGATGAGGGAGATGCTTGCTGTCACCGCAGCAATAGTAGGACAAGGTTTGGGTGAAAAAGTCGCTATGATAACCGATGGCAGGTTTTCGGGTGCAACGAGAGGTTTCATGATTGGACATGTTTCTCCGGAAGCAATGGTCGGGGGGCCACTATCGATAATAAAGAGAGGAGATAAGATCGAGATAGACCTACAAAAAGAGACTATCGATCTAAAAATAAGTAAAAAGGAATTTGGTGACAGGTTGAAAAAAACAAAGACAATTAAGAATAGGTATACATCTGGAGCTTTGGCTAAATACGCTTCATTAGTTCAATCTGCCTCTGAAGGTGCTATTACAAAACCTATTGTAAGGTATATGAAAAAGATCCCAGATTAG
- a CDS encoding peroxiredoxin family protein → MSIEIGSKAPNLILSDWVQGLPTNIDKMLGNVIVVEVFQVNCPGCFLYGLPQAVSLYEKFKDKEVKVIGVATAFEDYDKNTIENLRLLVSEGKVIGETHKALKQHGKLVEGDKLYFKIPFPIAHDKVIKMPTAVTDQMIKEFIDIYVPDYSTYSNKDKSELTQRVHDYLTNKEYSPLTFETYRLRGTPSSIIIDREGTLRYSFFGSEGYLEGAVNELLSER, encoded by the coding sequence ATGTCTATCGAAATTGGATCTAAAGCTCCCAATCTTATCTTATCTGATTGGGTGCAGGGCTTGCCAACCAATATTGACAAAATGCTCGGTAATGTTATTGTTGTTGAGGTTTTTCAGGTTAATTGTCCCGGTTGCTTTCTTTATGGGTTACCACAGGCCGTAAGTCTATACGAAAAATTCAAAGATAAGGAGGTCAAGGTAATTGGGGTCGCAACTGCATTTGAAGACTATGATAAGAATACGATAGAGAATTTGAGACTTTTAGTTTCGGAGGGAAAAGTTATAGGCGAAACACACAAAGCTTTGAAACAACACGGAAAACTAGTAGAAGGTGATAAACTGTATTTTAAAATTCCTTTTCCTATTGCTCATGACAAGGTTATTAAAATGCCTACAGCTGTTACTGACCAGATGATCAAAGAATTCATTGACATATACGTCCCAGATTACTCTACTTATTCAAATAAGGATAAAAGTGAATTAACTCAGAGAGTGCACGATTACTTGACCAATAAGGAATATTCACCATTGACTTTTGAAACTTATAGGTTGCGAGGTACTCCCTCTTCAATAATTATAGATAGAGAAGGTACATTACGTTATAGTTTTTTTGGATCAGAAGGATACTTGGAAGGTGCTGTAAATGAGCTGTTAAGTGAAAGGTAG